Proteins found in one Promicromonospora sukumoe genomic segment:
- a CDS encoding ABC transporter permease: MSAPESSPGNNPEQEPGLDPGTAEELEQERARELGTPADDAMPDTESRLAKALQQTMSSPWTVSVGAVLLAVLAGSIMIAFTDEEVKATSAYFFARPADTLVAIGQAVGGAYSALFRGSVVNLQAPDFVTAIRPLTETLSYATPLIAAGLGVALAFRAGLFNIGGQGQMLVAAAAAGWVGFGVSGVPFPLHLLLAIVAGIAAGAVWAGIAGVLKARTGAHEVIVTIMLNYVAFYLISYFLATPGLLQAPGSSNPKTPPTPESAQLPALLGDRFNLTWGFVLAVLAVVGVWWLLNRSSTGFAFRAVGENPRAARVAGIDTGRATINVMLVAGGLVGLAGASQVLGGVTTGFSSDIDAGIGFDAITVALLGGSNPWGVLAAGILFGAFKAGGTTMQAAEGVPSDIVLVVQSLIVLFIAAPPLVRAIFRLPDPNRRRAPKKAKAARNRKEAAA, translated from the coding sequence GTGAGCGCGCCCGAATCGAGCCCGGGGAACAACCCTGAGCAGGAGCCGGGCCTCGACCCCGGCACCGCCGAGGAGCTGGAGCAGGAGCGGGCCCGCGAGCTGGGCACCCCGGCCGACGACGCCATGCCGGACACCGAGAGCCGTCTGGCCAAGGCCCTGCAGCAGACGATGAGCAGCCCCTGGACGGTGTCCGTGGGCGCCGTCCTGCTCGCCGTGCTGGCGGGCTCCATCATGATCGCCTTCACCGACGAGGAGGTGAAGGCGACGTCGGCGTACTTCTTCGCGCGGCCCGCCGACACCCTCGTCGCCATCGGCCAGGCGGTCGGCGGCGCGTACTCCGCGCTGTTCCGCGGGTCCGTCGTGAACCTGCAGGCACCGGACTTCGTGACCGCGATCCGGCCGCTGACGGAGACGCTCAGCTACGCGACCCCGCTCATCGCGGCCGGTCTCGGCGTGGCCCTCGCGTTCCGCGCCGGCCTGTTCAACATCGGTGGCCAGGGGCAGATGCTCGTGGCGGCCGCCGCAGCCGGCTGGGTGGGCTTCGGCGTCAGCGGGGTGCCGTTCCCGCTGCACCTGCTGCTGGCCATCGTGGCCGGCATCGCCGCGGGCGCGGTGTGGGCCGGGATCGCGGGCGTGCTCAAGGCCCGCACCGGGGCGCACGAGGTGATCGTCACGATCATGCTCAACTACGTCGCGTTCTACCTGATCTCGTACTTCCTGGCGACGCCGGGCCTGCTGCAGGCCCCCGGCTCGTCCAACCCGAAGACGCCGCCGACGCCCGAGTCGGCCCAGCTCCCGGCACTCCTGGGCGACCGGTTCAACCTGACCTGGGGCTTCGTCCTGGCGGTGCTGGCCGTGGTCGGCGTGTGGTGGCTGCTCAACCGGTCCTCGACCGGCTTCGCGTTCCGCGCCGTCGGCGAGAACCCGCGCGCCGCGCGCGTGGCGGGCATCGACACCGGGCGCGCCACCATCAACGTGATGCTCGTGGCCGGTGGCCTGGTCGGCCTGGCCGGCGCCTCGCAGGTGCTCGGCGGCGTCACCACGGGCTTCAGCTCCGACATCGACGCCGGGATCGGGTTCGACGCGATCACGGTCGCGCTGCTCGGCGGATCCAACCCGTGGGGCGTGCTCGCGGCCGGCATCCTGTTCGGCGCCTTCAAGGCGGGCGGCACCACCATGCAGGCCGCCGAGGGTGTCCCGAGCGACATCGTGCTCGTCGTCCAGTCGCTCATCGTGCTGTTCATCGCCGCGCCGCCGCTGGTGCGGGCGATCTTCCGGCTGCCCGACCCGAACCGGCGTCGGGCACCGAAGAAGGCCAAGGCCGCCCGGAACCGGAAGGAGGCGGCCGCGTGA
- a CDS encoding adenosine deaminase, translating to MTTQDHGARPGEALIRALPKVVLHDHLDGGLRPQTVLELADAAGHELPASDSESLAAWFRDAADSGSLVRYIETFRHTIAVMQTADNLARVAREAVLDLAADGVVYAEQRWAPEQHLAGGLSLGETVEAVQAGIDDGIAAAAAEGHIIRVGQLVGAMRQADRWQEIADLAVAYRDRGVVGFDIAGPEDGFLPSRHLGIWRFLAEHDVPVTIHAGEAAGLDSIGQAVHLGQADRLGHGARIIDDIAFVTGGEHDAADLGRLAHWVRDHQIPLELCPVSNLQTGVAESIAAHPITRLKELDFAVTLNTDNRLMSRTSMTHEMKLLVDEAGWTIDDLVDVTVTAAWGAFMHHDERRDLVDQVVMPGFQKVEGALV from the coding sequence ATGACCACGCAAGACCACGGGGCGCGCCCCGGTGAGGCGCTGATCCGCGCCCTGCCCAAGGTTGTGCTCCACGACCACCTCGACGGGGGCCTGCGGCCACAGACCGTCCTCGAGCTGGCGGACGCCGCCGGGCACGAGCTGCCCGCGTCCGACAGCGAATCCCTCGCCGCCTGGTTCCGCGACGCGGCCGACTCCGGCTCGCTGGTGCGGTACATCGAGACCTTCCGGCACACCATCGCCGTCATGCAGACGGCCGACAACCTGGCCCGGGTCGCCCGCGAGGCCGTGCTCGACCTCGCCGCCGACGGCGTCGTGTACGCCGAGCAGCGCTGGGCGCCCGAGCAGCACCTGGCCGGCGGGCTGTCGCTCGGCGAGACCGTCGAGGCGGTGCAGGCCGGGATCGACGACGGCATCGCCGCCGCAGCGGCCGAGGGCCACATCATCCGCGTCGGGCAGCTCGTCGGCGCGATGCGCCAGGCGGACCGCTGGCAGGAGATCGCCGACCTCGCCGTCGCCTACCGCGACCGCGGTGTGGTCGGCTTCGACATCGCGGGGCCCGAGGACGGGTTCCTGCCGTCGCGCCACCTCGGCATCTGGCGCTTCCTCGCCGAGCACGACGTCCCCGTGACCATCCACGCCGGCGAGGCCGCCGGGCTCGACTCCATCGGGCAGGCCGTGCACCTCGGGCAGGCGGACCGCCTGGGCCACGGCGCCCGCATCATCGACGACATCGCCTTCGTCACCGGCGGCGAGCACGACGCGGCGGACCTCGGCCGCCTCGCGCACTGGGTGCGCGACCACCAGATCCCGCTCGAGCTGTGCCCGGTGTCGAACCTGCAGACGGGGGTCGCCGAGTCGATCGCGGCCCACCCGATCACCCGCCTCAAGGAGCTGGACTTCGCCGTCACGCTCAACACGGACAACCGCCTCATGTCCCGCACGTCGATGACCCACGAGATGAAGCTGCTCGTCGACGAGGCCGGCTGGACGATCGACGACCTCGTCGACGTCACCGTCACCGCCGCCTGGGGTGCCTTCATGCACCACGACGAGCGACGCGACCTGGTCGACCAGGTCGTCATGCCCGGATTCCAGAAAGTCGAAGGTGCCCTCGTATGA
- the deoC gene encoding deoxyribose-phosphate aldolase: protein MTVQTHAPQPARVPRDKASLAAFVDHTLLKPETTAADVAALVEEGAGLGVYSVCVSPSFVSLAVEVAAGRLAVATVCGFPSGKHMTDVKAFEAARSVADDADEVDMVIDVGTARAGRFDVVEADIAAVRAAVQTDRILKVIIESAALTDEQIVGACKAAEAAGADFVKTSTGFHPAGGASVHAVSLMARTVGAAGGGRLGVKASGGIRDLDTALSMIEAGATRLGLSGTASVLAGFDQDAGTPAPASTDTY from the coding sequence ATGACCGTTCAGACCCACGCGCCGCAGCCCGCCCGGGTGCCGCGCGACAAGGCGTCCCTCGCCGCGTTCGTGGACCACACGCTGCTCAAGCCGGAGACCACGGCCGCTGACGTCGCGGCCCTGGTCGAGGAGGGCGCCGGGCTCGGCGTCTACTCGGTGTGCGTCTCGCCGTCGTTCGTCTCGCTCGCCGTGGAGGTCGCCGCCGGGCGCCTCGCCGTCGCGACCGTGTGCGGCTTCCCGTCGGGCAAGCACATGACCGACGTCAAGGCGTTCGAGGCGGCCCGCTCCGTGGCCGACGACGCCGACGAGGTCGACATGGTGATCGACGTCGGCACCGCGCGCGCCGGCCGGTTCGACGTCGTCGAGGCCGACATCGCCGCCGTCCGCGCCGCCGTGCAGACCGACCGCATCCTGAAGGTGATCATCGAGTCGGCCGCGCTCACGGACGAGCAGATCGTCGGCGCGTGCAAGGCGGCCGAGGCCGCCGGTGCCGACTTCGTCAAGACCTCCACGGGCTTCCACCCGGCCGGCGGTGCCTCGGTGCACGCCGTCTCGCTCATGGCCCGCACCGTCGGCGCCGCGGGCGGCGGCCGGCTCGGCGTCAAGGCCTCGGGCGGCATCCGGGACCTCGACACGGCGCTCTCCATGATCGAGGCGGGCGCCACCCGCCTGGGCCTCTCGGGCACGGCCTCGGTCCTCGCGGGCTTCGACCAGGACGCCGGAACCCCGGCGCCCGCCTCGACCGACACCTACTGA
- a CDS encoding ABC transporter ATP-binding protein — MRLELRGITKRFGALVANDHIDLVVQPGEIHSLLGENGAGKSTLMNVLYGLYEADEGEILLDDVVQSFAGPGDAMGAGIGMVHQHFMLVPVFTVAENVMLGHEQTRGGGRLDLEAARAQVREISARFGFHVDPDAVVEDLPVGVQQRVEIIKALSRNADVLVFDEPTAVLTPQETDELMAIMRQLRDEGSAIVFITHKLREVRAVADRITVIRHGKVVGEASPTASDAELASLMVGRSVQLTVQKEQPTLRDNGLTVTDLVVTSESGVVVVDDVSFEVRGGEVLVIAGVQGNGQTELTEALIGLQGDVSGSIALDGKELVGRSVRRILDQGVGFVPEDRTLDGLIGEFTIAENLMLDRTDGPPFVKAGALQLAHRDRFADEKVAEFDVRTQSITTPVGRLSGGNQQKVVLARELSRDLRLFIAAQPTRGVDVGSIEFIHKRIVATRDAGVPVVVVSTELDEAVALADRIMVMYRGKVVGIVPADTPRDVLGLMMAGISPEEAKGEVA; from the coding sequence ATGCGGCTCGAGCTGCGCGGCATCACCAAGCGCTTCGGCGCGCTCGTCGCGAACGACCACATCGACCTGGTCGTCCAGCCAGGCGAGATCCACTCGCTCCTGGGCGAGAACGGGGCTGGCAAGTCCACCCTGATGAACGTGCTGTACGGCCTGTACGAGGCCGACGAGGGCGAGATCCTGCTGGACGACGTCGTCCAGAGCTTCGCCGGACCCGGCGACGCCATGGGTGCGGGCATCGGCATGGTGCACCAGCACTTCATGCTCGTGCCCGTCTTCACCGTGGCGGAGAACGTCATGCTCGGTCACGAGCAGACCCGCGGCGGCGGCCGGCTCGACCTGGAGGCGGCCCGCGCCCAGGTGCGCGAGATCTCCGCCCGCTTCGGCTTCCACGTGGACCCCGACGCCGTGGTCGAGGACCTCCCCGTGGGCGTGCAGCAGCGGGTCGAGATCATCAAGGCGCTCTCTCGCAACGCCGACGTGCTGGTCTTCGACGAGCCGACGGCGGTGCTCACGCCGCAGGAGACCGACGAGCTGATGGCGATCATGCGCCAGCTCCGCGACGAGGGCTCCGCGATCGTGTTCATCACCCACAAGCTGCGCGAGGTGCGCGCCGTCGCCGACCGGATCACCGTGATCCGGCACGGCAAGGTCGTGGGCGAGGCCAGCCCGACGGCGTCGGACGCGGAGCTCGCCTCCCTCATGGTGGGCCGCTCCGTGCAGCTGACCGTGCAGAAGGAGCAGCCCACCCTCCGGGACAACGGGCTGACGGTCACCGACCTGGTGGTCACCAGCGAGTCCGGTGTGGTCGTGGTCGACGACGTCAGCTTCGAGGTGCGCGGCGGCGAGGTGCTCGTGATCGCGGGCGTGCAGGGCAACGGCCAGACCGAGCTCACCGAGGCCCTGATCGGCCTGCAGGGCGACGTGTCCGGCAGCATCGCGCTCGACGGCAAGGAGCTGGTGGGCCGGTCGGTGCGCCGCATCCTCGACCAGGGCGTGGGCTTCGTGCCCGAGGACCGCACCCTCGACGGCCTGATCGGCGAGTTCACCATCGCCGAGAACCTCATGCTCGACCGCACCGACGGCCCGCCGTTCGTGAAGGCGGGCGCGCTGCAGCTCGCGCACCGCGACCGGTTCGCCGACGAGAAGGTCGCCGAGTTCGACGTCCGCACGCAGAGCATCACCACGCCCGTGGGCCGCCTGTCGGGCGGCAACCAGCAGAAGGTGGTGCTCGCCCGCGAGCTGTCCCGCGACCTGCGCCTGTTCATCGCGGCGCAGCCGACGCGCGGCGTGGACGTGGGCTCCATCGAGTTCATCCACAAGCGGATCGTCGCCACGCGCGACGCCGGCGTGCCGGTCGTGGTGGTCTCCACCGAGCTGGACGAGGCGGTGGCCCTGGCCGACCGCATCATGGTGATGTACCGCGGCAAGGTCGTGGGCATCGTGCCCGCCGACACCCCGCGTGACGTGCTGGGCCTGATGATGGCGGGGATCTCGCCGGAGGAAGCGAAGGGAGAGGTCGCGTGA
- a CDS encoding amidohydrolase: MPVGDVPGGNATDVVAGLAARVGELTDGFDTELVAFRRDVHRHPELSRKETRTTALLIERLRAAGLGPRPLPIGSGLVCDIGPDHGPDGEGRVGLRADLDALPLHETSGVDFASTQPGVAHACGHDVHTTVVLGAGLVLARLQEEGRLRRGVRLFFQPAEEVFPGGAEDIINRTSELDGVDRMAALHCDPKFDVGHVGTRIGPITSASDSVMVTISSPGGHTSRPHLTGDVVFALGQVITQTPAVLGRRLDPRSGVNLTWGAVQAGSTPNAIPSTGILKGTLRCLDVRAWEKAGELVREAVEQVVAPYQVDISVTVTHGVPPVENEAESTLDLEAAIRDAVGPDAVQLTEQSMGGEDFAWYLRKVPGTMARLGVRTPGGRTYDLHQGDLVVDERAIGVGVRTLAQFAAS, from the coding sequence GGGCAACGCGACGGACGTCGTCGCAGGTCTGGCGGCTCGCGTGGGCGAGTTGACGGACGGGTTCGACACCGAGCTGGTCGCGTTCCGCCGCGACGTGCACCGGCACCCGGAGCTGTCGCGCAAGGAGACGCGCACCACGGCGCTGCTGATCGAGCGCCTGCGGGCCGCCGGGCTGGGCCCGCGCCCGCTGCCGATCGGCTCCGGCCTGGTCTGCGACATCGGCCCCGACCACGGGCCGGACGGCGAGGGCCGGGTGGGCCTGCGCGCCGACCTCGACGCCCTGCCGCTGCACGAGACGAGCGGCGTCGACTTCGCCTCGACCCAGCCGGGCGTCGCGCACGCCTGCGGCCACGACGTGCACACCACGGTGGTGCTCGGCGCCGGCCTGGTGCTCGCCCGTCTGCAGGAGGAGGGGCGGCTGCGGCGCGGCGTCCGGCTCTTCTTCCAGCCCGCCGAGGAGGTCTTCCCCGGCGGCGCGGAGGACATCATCAACCGCACCTCCGAGCTGGACGGCGTGGACCGGATGGCCGCGCTGCACTGCGACCCGAAGTTCGACGTCGGCCACGTGGGCACGCGCATCGGGCCCATCACCTCCGCGAGCGACTCCGTCATGGTGACCATTTCCTCGCCCGGCGGCCACACCTCCCGCCCGCACCTCACGGGCGACGTCGTGTTCGCGCTCGGCCAGGTCATCACGCAGACGCCCGCCGTCCTCGGCCGCCGGCTCGACCCGCGCTCGGGCGTGAACCTCACCTGGGGCGCGGTCCAGGCCGGCTCCACGCCGAACGCGATCCCGTCGACCGGCATCCTCAAGGGCACGCTGCGCTGCCTCGACGTGCGGGCCTGGGAGAAGGCCGGCGAGCTCGTGCGCGAGGCCGTCGAGCAGGTCGTGGCCCCGTACCAGGTGGACATCTCGGTGACCGTGACGCACGGCGTGCCGCCCGTCGAGAACGAGGCCGAGTCGACCCTGGACCTGGAGGCCGCGATCCGCGACGCCGTCGGCCCCGACGCCGTGCAGCTCACCGAGCAGTCCATGGGCGGCGAGGACTTCGCCTGGTACCTGCGCAAGGTGCCCGGCACGATGGCGCGCCTCGGCGTCCGCACCCCGGGCGGCCGCACCTACGACCTGCACCAGGGCGACCTGGTCGTGGACGAGCGCGCGATCGGCGTCGGCGTACGGACACTCGCGCAGTTCGCTGCCTCCTGA
- a CDS encoding thymidine phosphorylase, producing MTEPFDAVDLIRVKRDNTESLTDEQIDWLVDAYTRGAVADEQMSAMTMAILLNGMTRQEISRWTAAMIRSGERMSFSSLSRPTADKHSTGGVGDKITLPLAPLVAVFDVAVPQLSGRGLGHTGGTLDKLEAIPGWRASLTNAEMMAQLDSVGAVICAAGAGLAPADKKLYALRDVTATVEAIPLIASSIMSKKIAEGTGALVLDVKVGSGAFMKTLDSARELARTMVDLGTDAGVRTVALVTDMSVPLGRTAGNALEVRESLEVLAGGGPADVVDLTVALAVEMLAAADRPVPEADVRAALADGRAMDKWRAMIAAQGGDVDAPLPVAKETETVVAPESGVLTSLDAYAVGVAVRRLGAGRARKEDEVQAAAGIEIHVKPGEEVVAGQPLLTLHTDTPERFARARQALDGGWSVDPAGNGVLGGALAGAAGALASMDLGAGALVGAALASGGSVVLDRIV from the coding sequence ATGACCGAGCCGTTCGATGCCGTCGACCTGATCCGGGTCAAGCGCGACAACACCGAGTCGCTGACCGACGAGCAGATCGACTGGCTGGTCGACGCCTACACGCGCGGCGCCGTGGCCGACGAGCAGATGTCCGCGATGACCATGGCGATCCTGCTCAACGGGATGACCCGGCAGGAGATCTCCCGGTGGACCGCCGCGATGATCCGGTCGGGCGAACGCATGTCCTTCTCGTCGCTCTCGCGGCCGACGGCGGACAAGCACTCCACCGGCGGCGTCGGCGACAAGATCACGCTGCCGCTCGCGCCCCTGGTCGCGGTGTTCGACGTCGCCGTGCCGCAGCTCTCGGGCCGCGGCCTGGGCCACACGGGCGGCACCCTGGACAAGCTGGAGGCCATCCCGGGCTGGCGGGCCTCGCTGACCAACGCCGAGATGATGGCGCAGCTCGACTCCGTGGGCGCCGTCATCTGCGCCGCGGGCGCGGGCCTCGCCCCGGCGGACAAGAAGCTGTACGCGCTGCGGGACGTCACCGCGACCGTCGAGGCGATCCCGCTCATCGCGAGCTCGATCATGTCCAAGAAGATCGCCGAGGGCACCGGCGCGCTGGTGCTCGACGTCAAGGTCGGCTCCGGCGCGTTCATGAAGACCCTGGACAGCGCGCGCGAGCTCGCCCGCACCATGGTCGACCTCGGGACCGACGCCGGGGTGCGCACGGTCGCGCTGGTCACGGACATGTCCGTGCCGCTGGGCCGTACCGCGGGCAACGCCCTGGAGGTGCGCGAGTCCCTGGAGGTGCTGGCGGGCGGCGGCCCGGCCGACGTCGTCGACCTGACCGTCGCGCTCGCCGTGGAGATGCTCGCCGCCGCGGACCGGCCCGTGCCGGAGGCGGACGTGCGGGCCGCCCTGGCCGACGGCCGCGCGATGGACAAGTGGCGCGCCATGATCGCCGCGCAGGGCGGCGACGTCGACGCGCCGCTGCCCGTCGCCAAGGAGACCGAGACGGTCGTGGCGCCCGAGTCCGGCGTGCTCACCTCGCTCGACGCGTACGCCGTGGGCGTGGCGGTCCGGCGCCTCGGCGCGGGCCGCGCCCGCAAGGAGGACGAGGTGCAGGCGGCTGCCGGCATCGAGATCCACGTGAAGCCGGGCGAGGAGGTCGTCGCCGGGCAGCCGCTGCTGACCCTGCACACCGACACGCCGGAGCGGTTCGCCCGGGCGCGGCAGGCCCTCGACGGCGGCTGGTCGGTGGACCCCGCCGGCAACGGCGTGCTGGGCGGTGCCCTCGCTGGGGCCGCGGGCGCGCTGGCGAGCATGGACCTGGGGGCCGGCGCGCTGGTCGGCGCGGCCCTGGCATCCGGGGGATCGGTGGTGCTCGACCGCATCGTCTGA
- a CDS encoding BMP family lipoprotein has product MKKAVWLTALAGATALALSACGAAPEESTGGESAAASDFKPCIVSDAGGFDDKSFNQLSFEGATAGAEELGTDLVDVQSTSESDYKGNVESLVAEGCNAIVTVGFALSATTIESATANPDVDYIIIDDAADADFDGQADAENIKPLLYDTAQAAFLAGYLAAGYSEAGKVGTFGGMDFPTVTIFMDGFKQGVDYYNETKGENVELVGWDGKKGSFTGGFAADPAAKQTAQNVLDQGVDVILPVGGPIYQSAMDAIADSGEDVALVGVDADFYESDPTTQDLVLTSILKGMDVSTQEAVVASGNDEFDPTPYVGTLENGGVDLAPLHNFEDKVDPALWEEVQALKESIIAGDVTVESYLAQ; this is encoded by the coding sequence GTGAAGAAGGCTGTCTGGCTCACCGCCCTTGCGGGAGCAACGGCGCTCGCGCTGTCGGCGTGCGGCGCCGCCCCGGAGGAGTCCACTGGTGGCGAGAGCGCCGCCGCCAGTGACTTCAAGCCCTGCATCGTCTCGGACGCGGGCGGCTTCGACGACAAGAGCTTCAACCAGCTCAGCTTCGAGGGCGCCACCGCGGGGGCCGAGGAGCTCGGCACCGACCTCGTCGACGTCCAGTCGACGTCGGAGAGCGACTACAAGGGCAACGTCGAGTCCCTCGTGGCCGAGGGCTGCAACGCCATCGTGACCGTCGGCTTCGCGCTGTCCGCCACGACCATCGAGTCGGCGACCGCGAACCCGGACGTCGACTACATCATCATCGACGACGCGGCCGACGCGGACTTCGACGGCCAGGCCGACGCGGAGAACATCAAGCCGCTGCTGTACGACACGGCCCAGGCCGCGTTCCTCGCGGGCTACCTCGCCGCCGGCTACTCGGAGGCCGGCAAGGTCGGCACCTTCGGTGGCATGGACTTCCCGACCGTCACCATCTTCATGGACGGCTTCAAGCAGGGCGTCGACTACTACAACGAGACCAAGGGCGAGAACGTCGAGCTCGTGGGCTGGGACGGCAAGAAGGGCTCGTTCACGGGCGGCTTCGCGGCCGACCCGGCGGCGAAGCAGACCGCGCAGAACGTCCTGGACCAGGGCGTCGACGTGATCCTGCCCGTCGGTGGCCCGATCTACCAGTCCGCGATGGACGCCATCGCCGACTCGGGCGAGGACGTCGCCCTGGTGGGCGTCGACGCCGACTTCTACGAGTCGGACCCGACCACCCAGGACCTGGTCCTCACCTCCATCCTCAAGGGCATGGACGTCTCGACGCAGGAGGCCGTGGTCGCCTCGGGCAACGACGAGTTCGACCCGACGCCGTACGTGGGCACCCTCGAGAACGGCGGCGTGGACCTCGCCCCGCTGCACAACTTCGAGGACAAGGTGGACCCGGCCCTGTGGGAAGAGGTCCAGGCCCTCAAGGAGTCGATCATCGCCGGTGACGTCACGGTGGAGTCCTACCTCGCCCAGTGA
- a CDS encoding ABC transporter permease, which yields MSADHQTTQLDAPLSETTRTVTVVSWKTAGVLLTVTALYALLLLAVPHSGDTRFLLSQRNDFFQIPVIVLPAAVFAWVCGAVMIAVTVVAFVLTARGRRTSLWLVVLFSLAGLLGFLAWAGAGSPRDLSIVGLLGGAVLWSVPFVYGALGGVIGERAGVVNIAIEAQLLGAAFTAAIVSSITNSALAGLVAAVAAGALVALVLGVFAITYHVNQVIVGVVLNVLVVGLTSFLYSQLLVPSAETLNSTTRFQSIPIPVLSDIPVLGPILFDQPLLIYLMFVAVPTVWYTLNRTRWGLRLRAVGEHPKAADTVGIDVVRTRYNAVLVAGAVAGLGGAFYTTVQLSQFGENMTGGAGYIALAAVIFGKWDPVRAAFAGLLFGFASNLQNVLSVVGSPVPSQFMLMIPYVVTLLAVAGLVGRSRPPAASGEPYVKG from the coding sequence GTGAGCGCCGACCACCAGACCACCCAGCTCGACGCACCGCTGTCGGAGACGACGCGGACCGTGACGGTCGTGTCGTGGAAGACGGCGGGCGTGCTGCTCACCGTGACCGCGCTCTACGCGCTCCTGCTGCTCGCCGTGCCGCACTCGGGCGACACCCGGTTCCTGCTGTCCCAGCGCAACGACTTCTTCCAGATCCCCGTGATCGTGCTGCCCGCGGCGGTGTTCGCCTGGGTGTGCGGCGCGGTGATGATCGCGGTGACGGTCGTCGCCTTCGTGCTCACGGCACGCGGACGCCGGACGTCGCTCTGGCTCGTCGTGCTCTTCTCGCTGGCCGGGCTGCTCGGCTTCCTGGCCTGGGCCGGCGCGGGCAGCCCCCGTGACCTGTCGATCGTGGGCCTGCTCGGCGGCGCCGTGCTGTGGTCCGTCCCGTTCGTGTACGGCGCCCTGGGCGGCGTGATCGGCGAGCGGGCCGGCGTGGTCAACATCGCGATCGAGGCGCAGCTCCTCGGCGCGGCGTTCACCGCGGCGATCGTCTCCTCGATCACGAACAGCGCCCTGGCCGGCCTGGTCGCGGCCGTGGCGGCGGGCGCACTCGTGGCGCTCGTGCTCGGCGTCTTCGCGATCACGTACCACGTGAACCAGGTGATCGTCGGTGTGGTGCTCAACGTGCTCGTCGTCGGCCTGACCAGCTTCCTGTACTCGCAGCTGCTCGTGCCCAGCGCCGAGACGCTGAACTCGACCACCCGGTTCCAGTCCATCCCGATCCCGGTGCTGTCGGACATCCCCGTGCTGGGCCCGATCCTGTTCGACCAGCCGCTGCTCATCTACCTGATGTTCGTGGCCGTGCCCACCGTCTGGTACACGCTCAACCGCACCCGCTGGGGCCTGCGGCTGCGCGCCGTGGGCGAGCACCCGAAGGCCGCCGACACGGTCGGCATCGACGTGGTGCGCACCCGGTACAACGCGGTGCTCGTCGCCGGTGCCGTGGCGGGCCTGGGCGGCGCGTTCTACACGACCGTCCAGCTCAGCCAGTTCGGCGAGAACATGACCGGCGGCGCCGGCTACATCGCCCTGGCGGCCGTCATCTTCGGCAAGTGGGACCCGGTGCGCGCCGCGTTCGCGGGCCTGCTGTTCGGCTTCGCGTCGAACCTGCAGAACGTGCTGTCCGTGGTGGGGTCGCCCGTGCCCAGCCAGTTCATGCTGATGATCCCGTACGTCGTCACCCTGCTCGCGGTCGCGGGCCTGGTCGGGCGCTCGCGCCCGCCGGCCGCGTCGGGCGAGCCGTACGTCAAGGGTTGA
- a CDS encoding cytidine deaminase — MVHVSSVEQVRPDGAVDWDGLRAAARGAVGKAYAPYSDFKVGAAAFADDGRLLTGANVENAAYGVTLCAECSLVSALIMSGGGRLAAFTCVNALGETIMPCGRCRQLLWEHGGAALLVDTPRGIEPMTEVLPQAFGPGDLDHVREATR; from the coding sequence ATGGTGCACGTGAGCTCTGTGGAACAGGTGCGCCCCGACGGCGCCGTGGACTGGGACGGCCTGCGGGCCGCGGCCCGCGGCGCCGTCGGCAAGGCCTATGCGCCGTACTCCGACTTCAAGGTCGGCGCGGCGGCCTTCGCCGACGACGGCCGGCTGCTGACGGGCGCCAACGTCGAGAACGCCGCGTACGGGGTCACCCTGTGCGCGGAGTGCTCGCTGGTCAGCGCCCTGATCATGTCGGGCGGCGGCCGGCTGGCCGCGTTCACCTGCGTGAACGCGCTCGGCGAGACGATCATGCCGTGCGGCCGCTGCCGGCAGCTCCTGTGGGAGCACGGCGGCGCCGCGCTGCTCGTGGACACCCCGCGGGGCATCGAGCCGATGACCGAAGTACTGCCCCAGGCCTTCGGGCCGGGCGACCTGGACCACGTGCGAGAGGCAACCCGATGA